The genomic stretch GAACTGCGTCCGTTCGGGGTGTATGGCAAGTATGAGGATTACGCGATCCGGTTTATTTCCAATGCAATCTGTAAAACGCTGTCCGGTCTGCCGGTTACGATAAGGCAGAACCGGAAGTTCGATTATATTTCGGTGGACGATCTGGTTTCCGTGATTCATCATTTCATTAATAACGACGCGCGTCACCCGGCTTATAACGTGGCTTCGGGCCGGCCTGTGGAACTGGCCGAAATCGCCAAAACGGTTGTGGAACTGGGCGGGGGCAATAACGGAGTCCGCATCGCGGAACCCGGGCTTGGCGTAGAATACAGCGGCGGTAATGTCCGGCTGCTGGCGGAACTGCCGGGCTTTGAATTCAAGCCGCTGCGCGCCGGTATCGAACAGCTGTTCGAATATTACCGCGGGAACCGGTATCTGATTGATCCGGCACTGCTGGCTGACGACAGGTGACATGTTTATGAAACTTTCGGATTATGCGGCTGAAAAAATTGCCGGGCTGGGCATACGCGACGTGTTCACTGTAACCGGCGGCGGGGCGATGCATCTTAATATGTCGCTGGGGCTGTGCCCGCAACTGCGGTGCGTCTACAACCATCACGAGCAGGCCAGCGCGATCGCCGCGGAAGGCTATGCGCGGCTGACCAATAAAATGCCGCTGGTGTGCGTGACCACCGGGCCGGGCGGCATAAACGCTTTGACGGGCGTGTTCGGCGCGTGGACGGACTCCATTCCCATGTTCGTGCTTTCCGGGCAGGTGAAATATTCCACCACGGTCCGCAGTTCGGGGCTGTCGCTGCGCCAGCTGGGCGATCAGGAATTTGATATAGCGAAAGCCGTGTCCGGGATGACGAAATACGCGGTGATGATAACCGATCCCTATGAAACCGGCTACCATATCGAGCGCGCGTTCAGGCTGGCCGCGCACGGGCGGCCGGGGCCGGTGTGGCTGGACATTCCGATGAACGTGCAGGGCGCGGACATTGATCCCGCGCGGATGAGGAAATACGATCCCGCCGAGGACGCGGAGCGCGAGCCGCCGCCGATCCCCGCCGCCGCGGTGGCGGAGATAATCGAAAAGATCCGTTCCGCGAAACGGCCCGTAATGCTGGTGGGAACCGGGGTTCGGCTGTCTGGCGCGCATGAGGAATTTTTAAAGGCTGTCGAAGCGCTCAATATTCCGGTCGCGACGGCGTGGAACGCGCATGACGCGCTGGAGGAAACGCATCCGCTTTACTGCGGGCGGCCCGGCACGGTGGGCGGCCGGGCGGGCAATTTCGCGGTGCAGAATTCGGACTTGCTGCTTAATATCGGCTGCCGCATGAATGTGCGGCAGGTTTCTTATAACTGGGAAAATTTCGCGCGCGTGGCGTACAAGATAAGCATTGATATTGATCCCGCCGAACTGGAAAAGCCTACGGTGCGGCCCGATATGCCCGTTTGCGGCGACTGCGCGGATTTTTTCCGGCAGGTTATGAAAATGCCGCCGCTTGAGCCGAAAGCCGACTGGCTCGGCTGGTGCAAAGAGCGTCTGCGCCGCTATCCGGCCGTGACGGACGAAATGCGCCGCGAAACGGGACAGGTTAATCCGTATGTGTTCATGGACCGGCTGTCCGACGCGCTTGACGAAAACGCCGTTACGGTTTGCTCCAACGGGTCAGCCGTTGTGATGACTTTTCAGGCCCTGCGGATCAAAAAGGGCCAGCGGCTGTTTTCCAATTCCGGCTGTGCCTCTATGGGATACGGCTTGCCGGCGGCGATCGGAGCGGCGGTCGCTTCGGGCGGG from Elusimicrobiaceae bacterium encodes the following:
- a CDS encoding NAD(P)-dependent oxidoreductase: MKNILVTGASGFVGRNLVEQFSGLPRYAGGYSIAAPSHRELDLADSECVAAYLKARRFDAVIHCAIKPGHRNAPDLTGLYYQNTRMFLNLLRGLDSCGKIIWLGSGLVYDLRHYRPLMDESYFGVHVPADEAGFGKYACARLTELSNNVIELRPFGVYGKYEDYAIRFISNAICKTLSGLPVTIRQNRKFDYISVDDLVSVIHHFINNDARHPAYNVASGRPVELAEIAKTVVELGGGNNGVRIAEPGLGVEYSGGNVRLLAELPGFEFKPLRAGIEQLFEYYRGNRYLIDPALLADDR
- a CDS encoding thiamine pyrophosphate-binding protein, whose protein sequence is MKLSDYAAEKIAGLGIRDVFTVTGGGAMHLNMSLGLCPQLRCVYNHHEQASAIAAEGYARLTNKMPLVCVTTGPGGINALTGVFGAWTDSIPMFVLSGQVKYSTTVRSSGLSLRQLGDQEFDIAKAVSGMTKYAVMITDPYETGYHIERAFRLAAHGRPGPVWLDIPMNVQGADIDPARMRKYDPAEDAEREPPPIPAAAVAEIIEKIRSAKRPVMLVGTGVRLSGAHEEFLKAVEALNIPVATAWNAHDALEETHPLYCGRPGTVGGRAGNFAVQNSDLLLNIGCRMNVRQVSYNWENFARVAYKISIDIDPAELEKPTVRPDMPVCGDCADFFRQVMKMPPLEPKADWLGWCKERLRRYPAVTDEMRRETGQVNPYVFMDRLSDALDENAVTVCSNGSAVVMTFQALRIKKGQRLFSNSGCASMGYGLPAAIGAAVASGGPVVCMEGDGSLQMNIQEFQTLVKNGLPVHVFVINNAGYHSIRQTQRNFMGGRLAGCDCESGVDFPDLEKISAAYGLPFFRIRENSELARQISAALAYKGPCVCEIMADPKQDFEPK